The Chryseobacterium geocarposphaerae genome window below encodes:
- a CDS encoding glycoside hydrolase family 97 protein, with protein sequence MKKITVGAFLLSMMFVGVNAQSLKSPDGKFEMDFQLKQGVPYYNLKYNGKTVVEDSKLGLRLFKDASIKFASEIAKPEDAKFDLNNGFSKVDEKRDSKNETWQPVLGEKKNYINQYNELAVTLNQASTDRSIVVKFRLFNDGLGFRYEFPQQKNLNYFTIREEDSEIDFPTDMKAWWIVADYDSQEYKYQETKVSEIPARWPEAADANASQTLIKNAVQSPVMLKREGKEPLYINVAEAAVLNYPASHLEVDAQNFKFKTHLTADRQGAKGYIQTPSVTPWRTIIVSPKAEEVMASKMIFNLNEPTKYTDTSYIHPTKYMGVWWEMIIGKSQWAYSTAENVHLDTTDFTKLTPNGKHAANNTKVKEYIDFAAENGFQGLLIEGWNIGWEDWFGHSKEFVFDFITPYPDFDIKMLNEYAHSKGIKLIMHHETSGSATNYERWADKAFQLMNKYGYDAVKTGYVGDIIPRGEHHYSQWTINHFYRIAEKANEYKIMVNSHESVRPTGESRTYPNYISAEAARGTEYEAFGGNNPDHQTILPFTRWMGGSMDYTPGIFQTKLDYYFPGDNRFVKTTLVKQLALYVTMYMPLQMAADLPENYKKHMDAFQFIKDVAADWDDTKILSAEPGDYVVTARKAKGTENWFVGGITDENKRDYTVDFSFLGKGQKYEATIYEDGKEADYINNPQSYNIYKKQITSKSKISFKMARSGGFAISIKPVK encoded by the coding sequence ATGAAGAAAATTACAGTTGGAGCATTTTTGCTCTCAATGATGTTTGTGGGTGTTAATGCACAATCTTTAAAATCGCCGGACGGAAAATTTGAAATGGATTTTCAGCTGAAGCAGGGAGTTCCGTATTACAATCTTAAATACAATGGTAAAACAGTGGTGGAAGATTCTAAATTGGGATTGAGATTATTTAAAGATGCTTCAATAAAATTCGCGTCAGAAATTGCAAAACCAGAAGATGCCAAATTCGATCTGAACAATGGTTTTTCAAAAGTTGACGAAAAAAGAGATTCAAAAAATGAAACCTGGCAACCGGTTTTAGGGGAAAAGAAAAACTATATTAATCAATATAATGAATTGGCGGTTACGCTGAATCAGGCTTCTACGGATAGAAGTATTGTGGTAAAATTCAGATTGTTTAACGACGGATTAGGATTCAGATATGAATTTCCTCAACAGAAAAATCTGAATTACTTTACCATTCGTGAAGAAGATTCTGAAATTGATTTCCCGACAGATATGAAAGCCTGGTGGATTGTTGCAGATTACGATTCCCAGGAGTATAAATATCAGGAAACAAAAGTTTCTGAAATTCCTGCAAGATGGCCGGAAGCAGCAGATGCAAACGCTTCCCAGACTCTGATTAAAAATGCAGTTCAGTCCCCGGTAATGTTGAAAAGAGAAGGGAAAGAGCCTTTATATATCAATGTTGCTGAAGCTGCAGTTTTGAATTATCCGGCTTCTCATTTAGAAGTGGATGCTCAGAATTTCAAATTTAAAACCCATCTAACTGCTGACAGACAGGGAGCGAAAGGATATATTCAAACACCATCTGTTACGCCTTGGAGAACAATTATTGTATCTCCAAAAGCAGAAGAAGTAATGGCGTCTAAAATGATCTTCAACCTTAATGAGCCTACAAAATATACAGATACTTCTTATATCCATCCGACAAAATACATGGGTGTTTGGTGGGAAATGATTATCGGGAAATCTCAATGGGCGTATTCAACAGCAGAAAATGTACATTTGGATACAACCGATTTTACCAAACTGACTCCAAACGGAAAACATGCGGCTAACAATACAAAAGTAAAAGAATACATCGATTTTGCTGCTGAAAACGGTTTCCAGGGTCTATTGATCGAAGGTTGGAATATTGGTTGGGAAGACTGGTTCGGGCATTCAAAAGAATTTGTTTTTGATTTCATTACTCCTTACCCGGATTTTGATATTAAAATGTTAAATGAATATGCACACTCTAAGGGAATTAAATTAATCATGCACCACGAAACTTCAGGTTCGGCAACGAACTATGAAAGATGGGCAGATAAAGCCTTTCAGTTGATGAACAAATATGGGTATGATGCTGTGAAAACCGGTTATGTTGGAGACATTATTCCAAGAGGTGAGCACCATTATTCCCAATGGACGATCAACCATTTCTACAGAATTGCGGAGAAAGCCAATGAATATAAGATCATGGTAAATTCTCACGAATCTGTACGTCCTACAGGAGAGAGCCGTACTTATCCAAACTATATTTCTGCAGAAGCAGCTCGTGGTACAGAATATGAAGCGTTCGGAGGAAATAACCCGGATCATCAGACTATTCTTCCGTTTACAAGATGGATGGGAGGTTCTATGGATTATACACCGGGAATTTTCCAGACAAAACTAGACTATTATTTCCCTGGAGACAATCGTTTCGTAAAAACAACACTCGTAAAACAGTTAGCGCTTTATGTAACGATGTATATGCCTCTCCAAATGGCGGCAGACTTACCGGAAAACTATAAAAAGCACATGGACGCTTTCCAATTCATTAAAGATGTAGCGGCTGACTGGGATGATACGAAAATCTTATCGGCAGAACCCGGAGATTATGTCGTAACAGCCAGAAAAGCTAAGGGAACTGAAAATTGGTTTGTGGGAGGAATTACTGATGAAAACAAACGTGATTATACAGTGGATTTTTCTTTCCTGGGTAAAGGACAGAAGTATGAAGCAACAATCTACGAAGATGGAAAAGAAGCAGATTATATTAATAATCCTCAAAGCTACAACATCTACAAAAAACAGATTACAAGCAAATCTAAGATCAGTTTTAAAATGGCTAGAAGTGGAGGTTTCGCCATCTCGATTAAGCCTGTAAAATAA
- a CDS encoding glycoside hydrolase family 13 protein → MKKIYAIIALSVAAVAFSQKPLDKVEPAFWWKGMKNPELQILVYGKDIAKNEIELSDGVQIKNIQKVENPNYVFVTVNTNEINVPKFKIIIKNGKKNIGSYTYELKQRNPNSANRESFTSKDVMYLIMPDRFANGDEKNDSSPNLTEKANRNLPNGRHGGDLRGIINNLDYIQNLGATSVWLTPVNEDNEKVYSYHGYAQTDLYKIDERYGTNEDYKELSQKLNRRNMKLVMDYVTNHWGVSHWMIKDLPTKDWIHWFKDGENGFRRSNYKTTTQFDTNASEIDKKLALDGWFDTTMPDINQKNPLILKYLTQNAIWWIEYAELGGFRVDTYPYNDKEAMAKWAKAITDEYPNFNIVGETWLYTAGQISAWQKDSKTGEAANYNSYLPSVMDFMLYGDLPKALKEKEGWDSGLVKIYNVFTSDFLYPNINNVMVFFENHDTERWNEIFNADPKAYKLGLTLISTVRGIPQIYYGSEIGMRGDKNKGGDADIRRDFPGGWKSDKQNAFDPSSQTAEQKEFYQFTRKLLNWRKGNEVIHTGKTKNFVPQNNVFVYFRYNEKESVMVVLNNDEKEQKLDLKHFAESLNGFTKGKDIISDKEFSMQNILTIPAKTSMVIELN, encoded by the coding sequence ATGAAAAAAATATACGCAATTATTGCACTTTCAGTAGCTGCAGTAGCCTTTTCCCAGAAACCTTTAGACAAGGTAGAGCCTGCATTCTGGTGGAAAGGAATGAAAAATCCTGAACTTCAGATCTTGGTGTACGGAAAAGATATTGCTAAGAATGAAATTGAACTTTCGGACGGTGTTCAGATTAAAAATATCCAAAAAGTTGAAAACCCGAATTACGTTTTTGTAACGGTTAATACCAATGAAATTAATGTTCCGAAGTTTAAGATTATCATTAAAAACGGGAAAAAAAATATAGGCTCTTACACCTATGAACTAAAGCAGAGAAACCCGAATTCTGCGAATAGAGAATCCTTTACTTCAAAAGATGTGATGTATCTGATCATGCCTGACCGATTTGCAAATGGTGATGAAAAGAACGATTCTAGTCCTAATTTAACGGAAAAAGCGAATAGAAACCTTCCCAATGGCCGTCATGGAGGAGATTTAAGAGGAATTATCAACAATCTGGACTATATTCAAAATTTAGGAGCAACATCCGTTTGGCTGACTCCTGTGAATGAAGATAATGAAAAGGTATATTCCTATCACGGGTATGCCCAGACAGATTTATACAAAATTGATGAGCGCTACGGAACCAATGAAGATTATAAAGAGCTTTCCCAGAAGTTGAACCGGAGAAATATGAAGCTGGTGATGGATTATGTGACCAATCACTGGGGAGTTTCTCACTGGATGATCAAAGACTTACCGACAAAAGATTGGATCCATTGGTTTAAAGATGGAGAAAACGGTTTCAGACGTTCCAATTATAAAACCACAACACAGTTTGATACCAATGCCTCTGAAATAGACAAAAAATTGGCATTAGACGGATGGTTCGATACCACAATGCCCGATATCAATCAGAAAAATCCGCTGATTCTGAAATATCTTACTCAAAATGCGATCTGGTGGATTGAATATGCTGAATTGGGAGGCTTCCGCGTAGATACTTATCCTTACAACGACAAAGAAGCCATGGCAAAATGGGCCAAAGCAATCACTGACGAATATCCGAATTTTAATATCGTTGGAGAAACATGGTTGTATACAGCGGGACAAATATCTGCATGGCAAAAAGATTCCAAAACTGGAGAAGCTGCTAATTATAATTCTTATTTACCTTCTGTGATGGATTTTATGCTGTATGGAGATTTACCAAAAGCCTTAAAGGAAAAAGAAGGTTGGGATTCCGGATTGGTGAAGATTTATAATGTATTTACAAGTGATTTCCTTTATCCAAATATCAATAACGTAATGGTTTTCTTCGAAAATCATGATACGGAAAGATGGAATGAAATTTTTAATGCAGATCCTAAAGCCTATAAATTGGGCCTTACTTTGATTTCTACCGTTCGCGGAATTCCACAAATTTATTATGGCTCCGAAATAGGAATGCGTGGTGATAAAAATAAAGGTGGAGATGCAGACATCAGAAGAGATTTTCCGGGTGGCTGGAAATCTGATAAACAGAACGCTTTCGATCCCTCTTCCCAAACCGCTGAGCAAAAGGAATTTTATCAGTTTACCCGTAAATTATTGAATTGGAGAAAAGGCAATGAAGTTATTCATACAGGAAAAACTAAAAATTTCGTTCCTCAGAATAATGTTTTTGTGTATTTTCGATATAATGAAAAAGAAAGTGTGATGGTGGTGCTGAACAACGATGAAAAAGAACAGAAACTGGACCTGAAACATTTTGCAGAATCATTGAACGGGTTTACAAAAGGGAAAGATATCATCTCTGATAAAGAATTTTCAATGCAGAATATTTTAACAATACCGGCAAAAACATCGATGGTGATTGAATTGAATTAA
- a CDS encoding nuclear transport factor 2 family protein, with amino-acid sequence MKKTTIFFTFILFILSFIGISAQSKFDKEKAEIGTMLDEFNVAAAKADYTKYFNYFADESTFIGTDATEVWDKKAFMIWAKPYFDKKRTWNFTSLKRNIYFSKDRKLAWFDELLDTQMKICRGSGVVEKINGQWKVKQYVLSVTVPNEVVDKVVVEKTPIEDALIQKLKR; translated from the coding sequence ATGAAAAAAACAACAATATTCTTTACCTTCATCCTATTTATATTGAGTTTTATAGGCATTTCAGCTCAGTCAAAATTTGATAAAGAAAAGGCAGAAATCGGAACCATGCTCGATGAATTTAATGTTGCGGCTGCAAAAGCAGATTACACAAAATATTTCAACTATTTTGCGGACGAATCCACATTCATAGGAACAGACGCAACCGAAGTTTGGGATAAAAAAGCATTTATGATCTGGGCAAAACCTTATTTCGACAAGAAAAGAACATGGAATTTTACTTCATTAAAAAGGAATATTTATTTCAGTAAAGACAGAAAACTGGCTTGGTTCGATGAATTGCTGGATACTCAAATGAAGATCTGCCGCGGTTCCGGAGTCGTAGAAAAAATAAATGGGCAATGGAAAGTAAAGCAATATGTACTTTCCGTTACTGTACCCAATGAGGTAGTAGATAAAGTGGTAGTGGAAAAAACACCTATCGAAGATGCATTAATTCAAAAACTGAAAAGATAA
- a CDS encoding MFS transporter → MAEMAGRYDAGKLGRKTKPNLSMLQIINMSMGFLGIQMAFGLQNGNASRILANFGADVHELSWFWLVAPVTGLIVQPIIGHMGDNTWSPLGRRKPYFLIGAVLCAIGLVLLPNAASATQMMAANVLLLAVIFLAMMDASINVAMEPFRALVGDMLPKHQGTIGFSVQTILIGVGAVIGSELPNFLANFQKINLDIDFYLRKNLSFGLPQWILDIKSISNIAPRGFVADNVIYAFYIGAAVLILSILYTIFTTKEYSPKEFAEFAEEKQEKDQPSRFTDIFKDFSNIPSQMKRLGAVQFFSWFALFTMWVFTTSALATHHFGLSPDDTHSAEFNKAGDLTGSLFGSYNFYAIFFAFALTPIAKFIGKKQTHALALACGGLGLISMYFIKDVSCLWISMIGLGFAWASILAMPYAMLIEVIPQKKMGVYMGIFNFFIVIPQIINGIFGGPIVSGIFGKQAIDYIVVGGVCMLLGAVLTLLFIKSEAETPKEIEEEIQQVHF, encoded by the coding sequence ATGGCAGAAATGGCAGGAAGATATGATGCGGGTAAATTAGGAAGAAAAACAAAACCGAATTTATCCATGCTTCAAATCATCAATATGAGTATGGGTTTTTTAGGAATCCAGATGGCTTTTGGGTTACAAAACGGAAATGCAAGCAGAATTTTAGCCAATTTCGGAGCTGATGTTCATGAGTTGTCATGGTTTTGGTTGGTTGCGCCTGTTACAGGCTTAATTGTTCAGCCTATTATCGGGCACATGGGTGACAATACCTGGAGCCCGCTGGGAAGAAGGAAACCTTATTTTTTAATTGGAGCAGTCTTATGTGCAATCGGTTTGGTGTTGCTTCCGAATGCGGCTTCTGCAACACAGATGATGGCTGCAAATGTTCTGTTATTGGCGGTGATTTTTCTTGCAATGATGGATGCTTCCATCAATGTAGCCATGGAGCCTTTCCGAGCACTGGTAGGAGATATGCTGCCAAAACATCAGGGAACCATTGGTTTTTCGGTACAAACAATTTTGATTGGAGTAGGAGCGGTGATAGGTTCAGAGTTACCAAATTTTCTTGCAAATTTTCAAAAAATTAATCTAGATATTGATTTTTACTTGAGAAAAAATTTGTCTTTCGGCCTGCCTCAATGGATATTAGATATAAAATCAATATCTAATATCGCCCCGAGGGGATTTGTAGCAGATAATGTGATCTATGCATTTTACATTGGAGCTGCCGTTTTGATTTTATCAATTCTTTACACAATTTTTACAACCAAAGAATATTCACCAAAGGAATTTGCAGAATTTGCAGAAGAGAAACAAGAAAAGGATCAGCCATCAAGATTTACAGATATTTTCAAGGATTTTTCAAATATACCTTCCCAAATGAAAAGGCTGGGAGCAGTTCAGTTTTTTTCATGGTTTGCATTGTTTACCATGTGGGTGTTTACAACAAGTGCTTTGGCGACACATCATTTTGGGCTATCACCAGATGATACTCATTCTGCAGAATTTAATAAAGCGGGAGATTTAACAGGAAGCTTATTTGGAAGTTATAATTTTTATGCTATTTTCTTTGCTTTTGCTTTAACACCAATTGCGAAATTTATTGGTAAAAAACAAACCCATGCTCTTGCCTTAGCTTGTGGTGGACTAGGTTTGATTTCAATGTATTTTATTAAAGATGTTAGTTGTTTATGGATTTCAATGATTGGCTTGGGATTTGCCTGGGCAAGTATTTTGGCAATGCCATATGCAATGTTAATTGAAGTGATTCCACAGAAGAAAATGGGCGTTTATATGGGGATTTTTAACTTTTTTATTGTAATTCCTCAGATTATTAACGGAATTTTCGGCGGACCTATTGTAAGTGGTATTTTTGGAAAACAAGCTATCGATTATATTGTTGTTGGCGGAGTTTGTATGCTGTTAGGTGCAGTATTAACCTTGCTTTTCATTAAATCCGAAGCTGAAACTCCAAAAGAAATTGAAGAGGAAATCCAGCAGGTACATTTTTAA
- a CDS encoding DUF7151 family protein: protein MKKTLLFVAILASVVTISAQSGNVGINTQQPTETLDVNGTLRVRSLTDGSSSSTYDQVLVMKTDGTIGKASRSSLGSSTLNALVKTTIESAGIHCSTGGLKVESGQDTNANGVLDASEVTSTNYVCNGMQGVQGIQGPPGPQGATGATGATGATGVGLTNGTAGGQVYLTSSVSPYSPQAPQTATGDVLISSTAVTTIANNAITTAKVADNAITLAKISATGTKDNTTYLRGDGTWATPSGGGSSVSEGLGRLVDANNQLIGYVQSIGTNNYVIKTSNGYITTISIDGSFIGAQTYYNDSSCNGITKYINSGGAGTVGYIRSGKYLYYEPTTGKFFKLKNINSNGIAISVTIPSSSYIYNFNSSTNVGTCTTGSGGAGWQVEETETTRATIGLPATITLPLTLQ from the coding sequence ATGAAAAAAACTCTACTTTTTGTAGCTATCCTTGCCAGTGTAGTTACAATAAGTGCTCAATCTGGCAATGTGGGAATCAATACTCAACAACCTACTGAAACTTTAGACGTTAATGGAACTTTACGTGTCCGTTCACTAACTGATGGAAGCAGTTCTTCTACTTACGATCAGGTGTTGGTGATGAAAACAGACGGAACAATAGGTAAGGCTTCAAGATCCTCCTTGGGAAGTTCTACATTGAATGCTTTAGTAAAAACTACCATTGAATCTGCAGGTATACATTGTAGTACAGGGGGATTGAAGGTTGAAAGCGGACAGGATACTAATGCGAACGGGGTTCTTGATGCATCAGAAGTGACATCCACAAATTATGTCTGTAATGGAATGCAGGGAGTGCAGGGGATACAAGGACCTCCAGGTCCGCAAGGGGCAACAGGAGCTACGGGAGCAACAGGAGCAACAGGAGTGGGATTAACAAACGGAACAGCAGGGGGACAGGTTTATTTAACAAGTTCTGTTTCTCCATACTCTCCTCAGGCTCCCCAAACTGCAACGGGAGATGTATTGATTAGCAGTACAGCCGTAACTACCATTGCAAATAATGCCATTACTACAGCAAAAGTTGCGGATAATGCCATTACTTTGGCTAAAATATCTGCAACAGGAACTAAAGATAATACAACATATCTTAGAGGAGACGGAACCTGGGCTACTCCATCAGGAGGAGGTTCTTCGGTAAGTGAAGGGTTAGGAAGATTAGTAGATGCCAATAATCAGTTAATTGGATATGTACAAAGTATAGGGACTAATAACTATGTTATTAAAACGAGTAATGGATATATTACAACAATTTCTATTGATGGATCTTTTATAGGAGCTCAAACATATTATAATGATTCAAGTTGTAATGGAATTACAAAATATATTAATTCTGGCGGGGCGGGAACTGTAGGTTATATCAGAAGTGGTAAATATCTTTATTATGAACCTACAACAGGAAAGTTTTTTAAACTTAAAAATATTAATTCAAATGGTATTGCTATTTCTGTAACTATCCCAAGTAGTAGCTATATTTATAATTTTAATAGTAGTACCAATGTTGGTACTTGTACCACAGGTAGTGGTGGAGCAGGTTGGCAAGTGGAAGAAACAGAAACAACGCGTGCCACAATTGGCTTACCAGCTACAATTACACTTCCGCTGACATTACAATAA
- a CDS encoding pirin family protein — translation MKTVYHKADTRGHANHGWLNSYHTFSFAGYQNPERTHFGVLRVLNDDTVTQGMGFGTHPHRDMEIISIPLEGDLEHKDSMGTTAVIKKGEIQVMSAGTGVMHSEYNKNKDQAVKFLQIWVFPREVGVEPRYDQKSIKEGEKINGFQQILSPNKNDDGVWIHQDAWFNLANFTKGNGKNYMLNKKGNGVYAFVLKGSAKIGDRILNERDGLGIWDTQSFNIEAVEDTEILLMEVPMELPAYLK, via the coding sequence ATGAAAACAGTATATCATAAAGCAGACACAAGAGGTCATGCCAATCACGGATGGTTAAATTCTTACCATACATTTAGCTTTGCAGGATATCAAAATCCTGAAAGAACACATTTTGGAGTGTTGAGAGTGTTGAACGACGATACCGTAACCCAAGGAATGGGATTCGGAACACATCCTCACAGAGACATGGAAATCATTTCAATTCCTTTGGAAGGAGATCTGGAGCATAAAGATTCGATGGGAACAACTGCCGTTATTAAAAAAGGAGAAATTCAGGTAATGAGTGCGGGAACAGGCGTAATGCACAGCGAGTACAATAAAAATAAAGATCAGGCTGTAAAGTTTTTGCAAATCTGGGTTTTCCCGAGAGAAGTGGGAGTTGAACCGAGATACGACCAGAAAAGTATTAAAGAAGGAGAGAAAATCAATGGCTTCCAACAGATTTTATCACCCAATAAAAATGACGACGGGGTTTGGATTCATCAGGATGCGTGGTTTAATTTAGCTAATTTTACCAAAGGAAACGGTAAAAATTATATGCTTAACAAAAAAGGAAACGGAGTCTATGCATTTGTACTGAAAGGAAGTGCAAAAATCGGAGACAGAATTCTAAATGAAAGAGATGGTTTAGGAATCTGGGATACTCAAAGTTTCAATATCGAAGCAGTTGAAGACACTGAAATTCTTTTAATGGAAGTTCCAATGGAATTACCGGCTTATTTAAAATAA
- a CDS encoding NADPH-dependent FMN reductase produces MKILAIAGSNSEASMNKHLVSYAASIFENAEVEVVDLNPFEMPIYKHERELANGVPQEAKDFAAKIDGANLLLVSLPEHNGTYSTAFKNVFDWVSRIKDRTVWNEVPMLLMSAAPGARGGAGVLEAATKRFPFHGGNIVETFSLPFFNDNFDKAAQKISNEEKDSELREKIKKISAIESILEK; encoded by the coding sequence ATGAAAATTTTAGCAATAGCAGGATCCAATTCCGAAGCATCCATGAATAAACATCTGGTATCCTATGCAGCATCAATTTTTGAAAATGCTGAAGTAGAAGTAGTAGACTTAAATCCTTTTGAAATGCCGATTTACAAGCATGAAAGAGAATTGGCAAACGGAGTTCCTCAGGAAGCAAAAGATTTTGCCGCAAAAATTGACGGAGCAAACTTATTGTTGGTTTCTTTACCGGAGCATAATGGAACATACTCTACAGCATTCAAAAATGTGTTCGACTGGGTGTCGAGAATCAAAGACAGAACGGTTTGGAATGAAGTACCGATGTTGCTAATGTCTGCGGCTCCGGGAGCTAGAGGAGGAGCGGGTGTTTTGGAAGCGGCAACCAAACGTTTTCCTTTCCACGGTGGAAATATCGTAGAAACATTCTCATTGCCTTTCTTTAATGATAATTTTGACAAAGCAGCTCAGAAGATTTCCAACGAAGAGAAAGACAGTGAATTAAGAGAGAAAATCAAGAAAATTTCTGCCATCGAATCTATCCTTGAAAAATAG
- the purM gene encoding phosphoribosylformylglycinamidine cyclo-ligase — protein MSNTYKSAGVDKEEGYKTVDKIKKAVGETHNSNVLNHLGSFGAFYEIGGYKNPVLVSGTDGVGTKLKVALDSKKYDSIGVDCFAMCANDILCHGAKPLFFLDYLACGKLDSEIAAEIVLGMVEACKDNNCALIGGETAEMPGMYQPGDYDVAGFCVGIVEKDQIIDGSKIKAGDKIIALPSSGFHSNGFSLVRKVFPDFNEEFEGKPLYETLLVPTRLYYKDIHKVLAEVEVAGIAHITGGGLYENIPRIIGDGLCATIDASKIQIPSIMLELEKRGGVAREEMFGTFNMGVGMIVVVDAEKAEKVLSLLDDAYEIGEITEGSEKINLKF, from the coding sequence ATGAGCAACACTTACAAATCAGCAGGAGTAGACAAAGAAGAAGGATACAAAACGGTTGACAAGATTAAAAAAGCTGTCGGTGAAACGCACAATTCAAATGTATTGAATCATTTGGGTAGTTTTGGAGCTTTCTACGAAATCGGCGGATACAAAAATCCTGTTTTGGTTTCAGGAACAGATGGAGTGGGAACAAAGCTTAAAGTGGCTTTGGACTCCAAAAAATATGACTCTATCGGGGTCGACTGTTTCGCGATGTGTGCCAATGATATTCTTTGTCATGGTGCAAAACCATTATTTTTCTTAGACTACCTGGCTTGCGGAAAACTGGATTCAGAAATTGCTGCTGAAATCGTTTTAGGAATGGTAGAAGCCTGTAAAGATAACAACTGTGCATTAATCGGTGGTGAAACTGCTGAAATGCCGGGAATGTATCAGCCGGGAGACTACGATGTTGCCGGGTTCTGCGTAGGAATTGTTGAAAAAGACCAGATTATTGACGGATCTAAAATTAAAGCGGGAGATAAAATTATCGCATTGCCAAGTTCAGGTTTTCATTCAAACGGATTTTCTTTGGTAAGAAAAGTGTTCCCGGATTTCAATGAAGAATTCGAAGGAAAACCTTTATATGAGACGCTTTTGGTTCCTACAAGACTATACTATAAAGATATTCATAAAGTACTTGCTGAGGTTGAAGTTGCAGGTATTGCTCATATTACAGGGGGGGGATTATACGAAAACATCCCAAGAATCATTGGTGACGGACTTTGCGCGACGATCGATGCTTCAAAAATTCAGATTCCAAGCATTATGCTTGAGTTGGAAAAAAGAGGCGGTGTAGCTCGTGAAGAAATGTTCGGAACATTCAATATGGGTGTTGGAATGATCGTAGTGGTAGATGCTGAAAAAGCTGAAAAAGTACTAAGCCTTCTTGATGATGCTTACGAAATCGGGGAAATTACGGAAGGAAGCGAGAAGATTAATTTGAAATTTTGA
- the purN gene encoding phosphoribosylglycinamide formyltransferase: protein MKNIVVLVSGSGTNLQRIIDTIDNGEIQNAKISLVVADRECYGLERAKNHNIDNVLIPRGKNFSSELAKIIPQNTDLIVLAGFLSILKPEFCELWKRKIINIHPALLPKFGGKGMWGHHVHHAVIEAKEKESGATVHFVTSGIDEGEAILQKSFEVTEDDTPETVAEKVHIIEYEIFPKAINKVLNNN, encoded by the coding sequence ATGAAAAATATTGTTGTACTCGTTTCAGGTTCAGGAACCAACCTTCAGAGAATCATCGATACCATTGATAACGGAGAAATCCAGAATGCAAAAATATCTTTGGTAGTTGCAGATAGAGAATGTTACGGACTTGAAAGAGCAAAAAATCATAACATAGACAACGTTCTGATTCCGAGAGGAAAAAACTTCAGCAGCGAATTGGCTAAAATCATCCCACAAAATACAGATTTAATCGTATTGGCAGGATTTTTATCCATTCTAAAACCTGAGTTTTGTGAACTTTGGAAAAGGAAAATAATTAATATCCATCCGGCTCTGCTTCCGAAATTCGGAGGAAAAGGAATGTGGGGACACCATGTGCATCATGCTGTTATTGAAGCGAAGGAAAAAGAAAGCGGAGCTACCGTACATTTTGTGACTTCAGGAATTGATGAAGGAGAAGCTATTCTTCAAAAATCATTTGAAGTAACAGAAGATGACACCCCGGAAACTGTAGCGGAAAAAGTTCATATCATAGAATATGAGATTTTCCCAAAAGCAATCAATAAAGTATTGAATAATAATTAA